Proteins from a genomic interval of Periophthalmus magnuspinnatus isolate fPerMag1 chromosome 11, fPerMag1.2.pri, whole genome shotgun sequence:
- the LOC117378857 gene encoding lactose-binding lectin l-2-like: MNTMQFFSVFLLLLGVSLGLAAPSELQQVKLERGDCPMFWYSYNGRCYKYVATLMTWADAELQCVSQGANLVSIHSVEENNFVKNLIQNFDHTLGQTWIGLSDIHLEGAWMWSDGCPLRFQLWNSEEPNNKLGTEHCVLIVKNWNDYFCSQYAPSICATRKAVC, encoded by the coding sequence ATGAACACCATGCAGTTCTTCAGCGTCTTCCTGCTGCTCCTGGGTGTGTCCCTGGGTTTGGCCGCTCCTTCAGAGCTCCAACAAGTGAAGCTTGAGCGCGGGGACTGTCCCATGTTCTGGTACAGCTATAACGGTCGCTGTTACAAGTACGTGGCCACTCTTATGACCTGGGCTGATGCAGAGCTGCAATGTGTGTCCCAGGGCGCCAACCTGGTGTCCATCCACAGCGTGGAAGAGAACAACTTTGTGAAGAATTTGATCCAGAATTTTGATCACACTCTGGGACAAACTTGGATTGGACTCAGTGACATCCACTTGGAAGGGGCGTGGATGTGGTCTGATGGTTGTCCACTGCGTTTTCAGTTGTGGAATAGCGAAGAGCCTAACAACAAGCTAGGAACAGAACACTGTGTGTTAATTGTCAAAAATTGGAATGATTACTTTTGCTCACAATATGCTCCTTCTATTTGTGCAACACGTAAAGCTGTGTGTTAA
- the LOC117378856 gene encoding lactose-binding lectin l-2-like yields MQFFSVFLLLLGVSLGLAAPSELQEVKLERGGCPMFWYSYNGRCYKYVATHTNWADAELQCVSQGANLVSIHSVEENNFVKNLIKNFDHKQGETWIGLSDIHKEQYWMWSDGWPLRFQLWNSGEPNNVAGNEHCVVINWSAEKNWNDFRCSENAPSVCATRKPVC; encoded by the coding sequence ATGCAGTTCTTCAGCGTCTTCCTGCTGCTCTTGGGTGTGTCCCTGGGTTTGGCCGCTCCTTCAGAGCTCCAAGAAGTGAAACTGGAGCGCGGGGGCTGTCCCATGTTCTGGTACAGCTATAACGGTCGCTGTTACAAGTACGTGGCCACTCATACGAACTGGGCTGATGCAGAGCTGCAATGTGTGTCCCAGGGCGCCAACCTGGTGTCCATCCACAGCGTGGAAGAGAACAACTTTGTGAAGAATTTGATCAAAAATTTTGATCACAAACAGGGAGAAACTTGGATTGGACTCAGTGACATCCACAAGGAACAATACTGGATGTGGTCTGATGGTTGGCCACTGCGTTTTCAGTTGTGGAATAGCGGAGAGCCTAACAATGTTGCTGGAAATGAACACTGTGTGGTGATCAACTGGTCTGCAGAAAAAAACTGGAATGATTTCCGTTGCTCAGAAAATGCTCCGTCTGTTTGTGCAACACGTAAACCTGTGTGTTAA